Within Topomyia yanbarensis strain Yona2022 chromosome 2, ASM3024719v1, whole genome shotgun sequence, the genomic segment GCGGCCCACAGCAGCGGCTGATCCCCATGTTAGAGGCGGCTGATCATCGTCCGAGAGCCAGCGAGGGACTCTAAGCAAAACTGCGCACAAACAGCGTTTGTTCTGGTATCCAGcggctgaacatgaaatgctcTCCCCGGAGCTATATCCAAGATGGCAGCCCCATCACGGTGTGATAGGGAACCTTAGGCTAACCACCTACTGTTCCCGAAACTCAAAAACCGTTCCAGAAACCGAAAAAGAAAGATTTCAAACCGATTTAACGGCAACGACCTTTAGCATGAAACAAAGGACACGAATTGGAACTTGAAATGAATTAACCCTAGCCCAGCAGGGTAAATTGGCACAACTTGCCAATGAACCGTGCCACATGAAGCTTGAGATCCTAGGACTGAGCGAAGTCCGCTGGCCGAACCTTGGAGAACACAGATTGCCGTCGGGTCAAATTATGCTATACTCTGGTCTACGAGGTGAACACGCTCCTCGTCACCGTGGAGTTGGCTTCCTGCTTAGCGCGCACGCCTACACTGCGCTAATGAAGTGGGAGCCTATTAATGAGAGAataatcgttgccagattcagAACACGGGTTCGAAACCTTACCATGATCCAAAGTTACGAGTTAACTGATGCTGCCGAAATGCAAGAAAAGGAGAACTTTTACAGGCAACTGAATGCTGTCGTGGATAAAATTCCGAAAGGTGATATGAAGATCTGCATGGGCAATTTCAACGCGAAGGTGGGTTCCGATAACTCGGACTATGAGCACGTCATGGGACGTCATGGCCTCGGAGAAATGAGAGAAAACGGAGAGCTGCTTGCAGAGTTTTGTGGCAACAATGACATGGCGATCAGGGGATCGCTTTTCCCCCATCGGCCAGTACACAAAGTGACATGGGTTTCCCGTGATGGCTTCACGgagaatcaaatcgaccacatctGCATCAGCCGAAAATGGAGAATGAGCCTCCTTGATGTGCGTAACAAGCGTAGCGCCGATATAGCGTCCGACCACCATCTCCTAATCGGCGAGATCCGGCTGCGTATTGCAAGGATTCATCGACAGGAGGAGAACATCGGGCGTCGGTTTAACACATGTCGTCTGGAAGATGCTGCGGTAAGAAGATCCTTCGTCGAGGAGTTGGAGAACCATGCTGCAGATATTCCGGAAGGTGGAAGCGTAGAAGATCAATAGACAGCCATCAAGAACGCCTTCATCGCCACCGGCGAGAATAATCTGGGTGAGCTTCGTACCCAGAGAAAACAGTGGATCACAGATGACACATGGAAGAAGATAGTGGAACGAAGGGACGCCAAAGCCGCGATTGAGCGAGCTAAAACACGAGGAGCCAAAGCCGCAGCCCGTCAGCGCTATTCG encodes:
- the LOC131679752 gene encoding craniofacial development protein 2-like, with the protein product MKLEILGLSEVRWPNLGEHRLPSGQIMLYSGLRGEHAPRHRGVGFLLSAHAYTALMKWEPINERIIVARFRTRVRNLTMIQSYELTDAAEMQEKENFYRQLNAVVDKIPKGDMKICMGNFNAKVGSDNSDYEHVMGRHGLGEMRENGELLAEFCGNNDMAIRGSLFPHRPVHKVTWVSRDGFTENQIDHICISRKWRMSLLDVRNKRSADIASDHHLLIGEIRLRIARIHRQEENIGRRFNTCRLEDAAVRRSFVEELENHAADIPEGGSRKQWITDDTWKKIVERRDAKAAIERAKTRGAKAAARQRYSALEKEVKRSCRRDKRAWADSIADEGEKSANTGDIRLLYDISRRLSGTKINATMPVKDTSG